The following are encoded in a window of Lactobacillus intestinalis genomic DNA:
- a CDS encoding type II CAAX endopeptidase family protein, which yields MRKFFHYAGNIAVMFLAFVIYTLLEEFYFYPQLIHLRYHIPNQAFVTAVLTILVMGFLFWLYKKELREVNYWGFNKEPHWDAKRLGIAVIGFFLIFFLGAITLTLVNRGGHDVSSNQAALNQLADRNTGLFKIMVGFVGPFCEEIIFRGMFFNTFFTKATRFNKWIGILACGFLFAYVHDPMITKYIVVYWVLGCVLSWVYLTTKDLRYSMITHMAYNCIGLF from the coding sequence ATGAGAAAGTTTTTCCACTATGCCGGCAACATTGCGGTAATGTTTTTGGCATTCGTCATCTACACACTCTTAGAGGAATTTTATTTCTATCCTCAACTTATCCATCTTCGCTATCACATTCCTAACCAGGCATTTGTTACGGCAGTCTTAACGATACTTGTGATGGGCTTTTTGTTTTGGCTTTATAAAAAAGAACTCCGCGAAGTCAATTATTGGGGTTTTAATAAAGAACCGCACTGGGATGCAAAGAGATTGGGAATTGCCGTGATTGGCTTTTTCTTGATCTTCTTTTTAGGAGCAATTACTTTAACGCTGGTAAACAGAGGAGGTCATGATGTTTCTTCTAATCAGGCGGCCTTGAATCAATTAGCCGATCGTAATACAGGCTTGTTTAAGATCATGGTGGGCTTTGTGGGGCCATTTTGTGAGGAAATTATTTTTAGAGGGATGTTTTTCAATACATTCTTTACTAAAGCTACGCGTTTCAATAAGTGGATTGGGATTTTAGCCTGCGGTTTTCTCTTTGCTTATGTGCATGATCCAATGATTACTAAGTACATTGTAGTTTACTGGGTATTGGGATGCGTGCTTTCATGGGTATATTTGACAACCAAGGATTTGCGTTACTCGATGATCACGCACATGGCATATAACTGTATTGGACTATTTTAG
- a CDS encoding YdcF family protein — protein MTYLHFFAQNREFSYFSILLTISLFAFLISWLVEPRRLINGILFTIFLILLAAWTTIMIFSTHLKTLQMVYALLVLGFFFLVFVVIAFSWLFCFWNAYFVWKYESHTLPNLLTLLLGISLIAVWIISLSGPARYFPRWLNALLMTAPVIAVYLLFIMYNFLVNLLLYQFVPRHYNQDYLIVLGAGLLHGEVVTPLLAARIDRAIQFANKQELKGHKTPKFIMSGGQGGDEKISEAQAMANYAISRGIDPNDILLEDQSKNTYQNMLFSKEIAIQDYGNSDFKAKFFSNNYHIFRAALYAKMAGLRANGVGCYTRLYFLPNAIIREFAGVFVMHKKRHFIVIGLITIFCVVQAILIALNIAKYQMM, from the coding sequence ATGACATACTTACACTTTTTTGCACAAAATAGGGAATTCTCCTATTTTTCCATTCTTTTAACTATATCACTATTTGCCTTCTTAATCTCCTGGTTAGTTGAGCCACGTAGATTAATTAACGGTATTTTATTTACTATTTTTCTGATTTTACTCGCTGCATGGACAACTATTATGATCTTTTCAACTCATTTAAAGACGCTGCAGATGGTCTATGCTCTTTTAGTATTGGGCTTTTTCTTCTTAGTATTTGTCGTAATCGCCTTTTCATGGCTATTCTGTTTTTGGAATGCCTATTTTGTTTGGAAATATGAGAGTCACACTCTACCAAACTTGCTGACGCTTCTTTTAGGAATCAGCTTAATTGCCGTTTGGATAATTTCTCTTAGTGGTCCTGCTCGCTACTTTCCGCGCTGGCTTAATGCCCTTTTAATGACGGCTCCAGTTATTGCAGTATATCTTCTTTTTATTATGTACAACTTTTTAGTTAACTTGCTGCTCTACCAATTCGTTCCACGTCATTATAATCAAGATTACCTTATCGTTTTAGGAGCAGGCCTTCTACATGGAGAGGTCGTAACGCCACTTTTAGCCGCGAGAATAGACCGTGCTATCCAATTTGCGAATAAACAAGAGCTTAAAGGTCATAAAACGCCAAAATTTATCATGTCCGGTGGACAAGGCGGCGATGAAAAAATTTCCGAAGCACAAGCAATGGCAAATTATGCAATTAGTCGCGGAATCGATCCTAACGATATTTTATTGGAGGATCAATCAAAAAACACTTATCAAAATATGCTCTTCTCCAAAGAGATTGCGATTCAAGATTATGGTAATAGCGACTTTAAAGCCAAATTCTTTAGCAACAATTACCACATCTTTCGGGCTGCCCTTTATGCAAAAATGGCTGGTTTACGCGCTAACGGTGTGGGATGCTATACGCGACTTTACTTTTTACCAAATGCAATAATTCGTGAATTTGCCGGTGTATTCGTTATGCATAAAAAACGCCATTTTATTGTAATTGGTTTAATCACAATATTCTGCGTTGTACAAGCTATTCTTATTGCTTTAAATATTGCCAAATACCAAATGATGTAA
- a CDS encoding ABC transporter ATP-binding protein/permease produces the protein MLQLEHLYKSYHVGDNVTHALDDVSISFRDQEFVAILGPSGSGKTTLLNVIGGLDRYDKGDMIINGKSTKNFTETDWDAYRNNTVGFIFQNYNLISHLSIVANVELGMTLSGVPAKKRHEKAIKALTEVGLKDHIDKKPNQLSGGQMQRVAIARAIANDPDILLCDEPTGALDTETSVQIMELIKKLSKDRLVIMVTHNPELAEQYATRIVRFQDGKILSDSDPYTPHDVKDTFKLKRTKMSYWNAIKLSFTNIMTKKARTTLTAFASSIGIISIAVVLALSNGFQKQINTTMSKALAKYPVSITQTATDMMSVETRKESDKNVKNRGYVTAQKDQNQQATHTNKITQKYIDYIKKINPNYANNISYQRATNLNLLSQVNGKIQRVQFSNVDQSASQSISAMRSQAMSSMGIGSSVFPTTLDKSKGNFLKQNYQLLSGAWPTKDTDLVLVTDNKNTVNINSLKNLGFDVEDGNKIKFNKLIGKQFSVVSNNNYYQELPTGMFVPRKTSQNMYNSGTKLRLSAVIRPKNEDSMALLSTGIAYSDKLTQNVIDQNENSVIVKAQKASDRNVLTGQSMNNSQKEQMLQTLGATSVPTGIMIYPNNFDSKDKVLDYLDKWNKGKSKKDQIIYTDMSSAVTTMTGGLLNGITTVLVAFAAISLITSMIMIGILTYTSVLERTKEIGVLKALGARKRDITRVFDAETFILGVFAGVLGVGIAYLLTFPINSVIYHITDLANVAQLNPVHALILIIISTVLTLLGGHLPARMAAKKDAAIALRSE, from the coding sequence ATGCTTCAACTTGAGCACTTATACAAATCTTATCACGTTGGAGACAACGTTACCCATGCATTAGACGATGTCTCCATTTCTTTTCGTGATCAAGAATTTGTTGCAATTCTTGGCCCCAGTGGTTCAGGGAAAACCACTTTACTAAATGTTATCGGTGGTTTAGACCGTTATGATAAAGGTGACATGATCATCAACGGGAAGTCCACTAAGAACTTTACCGAAACTGACTGGGACGCTTATCGAAACAACACCGTCGGTTTCATTTTCCAAAATTACAACTTGATTTCTCATCTATCAATTGTAGCCAACGTGGAACTAGGAATGACCTTGTCAGGTGTTCCTGCTAAAAAGCGTCATGAAAAAGCTATCAAAGCTTTAACCGAAGTCGGCTTAAAGGATCACATCGATAAAAAGCCTAACCAATTATCTGGTGGACAAATGCAGCGTGTAGCTATTGCCCGGGCAATAGCTAATGACCCAGATATTTTGCTTTGTGACGAACCAACTGGAGCTCTTGATACCGAAACTTCCGTCCAAATCATGGAATTAATCAAAAAGCTCTCCAAGGATCGCTTAGTTATCATGGTTACCCATAACCCCGAACTCGCTGAGCAATACGCTACTAGAATCGTGCGTTTCCAAGATGGTAAGATTCTTAGCGACTCTGATCCTTATACCCCGCATGACGTCAAGGACACTTTCAAACTTAAGCGTACCAAGATGTCATATTGGAATGCGATCAAGCTTAGTTTTACCAATATTATGACTAAGAAGGCTAGAACTACTTTAACGGCTTTTGCATCAAGTATTGGGATTATCTCGATTGCAGTTGTTCTAGCTTTATCTAATGGTTTTCAAAAGCAAATCAATACTACCATGAGTAAGGCTTTGGCTAAATATCCTGTTTCAATTACACAAACAGCCACTGACATGATGTCCGTTGAAACGCGCAAAGAATCGGATAAAAATGTCAAAAATCGCGGCTATGTAACGGCTCAAAAAGATCAAAATCAACAGGCAACTCACACTAATAAAATTACGCAAAAATACATTGATTACATCAAAAAGATCAATCCAAACTATGCCAACAACATTTCTTATCAACGTGCCACTAATTTAAATTTGCTTTCTCAAGTAAATGGCAAAATTCAACGTGTGCAATTTTCAAATGTTGACCAAAGTGCGAGCCAGTCCATCTCAGCCATGCGTTCACAAGCGATGAGTTCCATGGGAATCGGCTCCAGCGTCTTTCCAACTACTCTGGATAAGAGCAAGGGCAATTTCTTAAAACAAAACTATCAGCTTTTATCTGGAGCTTGGCCTACTAAAGATACTGACCTTGTTTTAGTTACTGATAACAAAAACACCGTTAACATCAATTCTCTTAAGAATTTAGGTTTTGACGTTGAAGATGGAAACAAGATCAAATTTAATAAGTTAATCGGCAAGCAATTCAGCGTAGTTTCAAATAATAATTACTATCAAGAATTACCAACAGGGATGTTTGTTCCACGTAAAACTAGCCAAAACATGTACAATTCCGGAACTAAATTGCGCTTGAGCGCGGTTATTAGACCAAAAAACGAAGATTCAATGGCTCTTCTTTCAACTGGAATTGCTTATAGTGATAAGTTAACTCAAAATGTAATTGATCAAAATGAGAACTCTGTCATTGTTAAAGCTCAAAAAGCTAGCGATCGAAATGTTTTAACGGGACAAAGTATGAATAATTCTCAAAAAGAGCAAATGTTACAGACTCTAGGTGCAACATCTGTTCCAACTGGAATTATGATCTATCCAAATAATTTTGATTCTAAAGACAAAGTTCTGGATTACCTCGATAAATGGAATAAAGGTAAGAGTAAAAAGGATCAGATCATTTACACTGATATGTCGAGTGCCGTTACAACAATGACAGGGGGCTTATTAAACGGAATTACGACCGTTTTAGTTGCCTTTGCGGCAATCTCACTGATCACTTCTATGATTATGATTGGAATCTTGACTTACACTTCAGTGCTTGAAAGAACCAAAGAAATTGGTGTATTGAAGGCTTTAGGTGCTCGAAAACGTGACATTACCCGAGTATTTGACGCAGAAACATTTATTTTGGGTGTATTTGCTGGTGTATTGGGTGTGGGCATCGCCTACCTGTTAACCTTCCCAATCAATAGTGTGATTTATCACATTACTGATCTAGCCAACGTGGCTCAACTCAACCCAGTTCATGCGTTGATCTTGATCATCATTTCAACTGTATTAACACTTCTTGGAGGGCACTTACCTGCTAGAATGGCTGCCAAAAAGGATGCTGCGATTGCCTTAAGAAGCGAATAA
- a CDS encoding aldo/keto reductase, which yields MDLTGIGMGTWNIGEDPKKKKDEIASLRYGLDNGIRIIDTAEMYGEGKSEKLIGEAIKGYDRSQMYIISKFYPYHATPDLERKSLEETLTRLNTDYLDLYLLHWRGSHRLSDTVRGLEELKKEGLIRQWGVSNFDTSDMQELFSVPNGEKCYANEDLYNLDHRGVEYDLLPWQKENRVNFIGYSPFNSGEGNTIRITHNLKAVARAHDATPHQIMLAWALRSGDILSIPKAGKVTHMKENLAAQRIKLTDDELRLINSDFMQPTAKQPLAII from the coding sequence ATGGATTTAACTGGAATAGGAATGGGTACCTGGAATATAGGCGAAGATCCCAAAAAGAAAAAAGATGAGATAGCTTCGCTTCGCTACGGTTTAGACAATGGGATAAGAATTATTGATACAGCGGAGATGTATGGTGAAGGTAAAAGTGAGAAGTTAATCGGTGAAGCCATTAAAGGTTATGATCGTAGTCAAATGTATATTATTTCTAAGTTTTATCCTTACCATGCAACTCCGGACCTTGAAAGAAAAAGTTTAGAAGAGACTTTAACTAGGTTGAATACAGATTATTTGGACCTTTACTTGCTTCATTGGCGCGGAAGTCATCGCTTGTCAGATACTGTACGTGGACTTGAAGAGTTGAAAAAAGAGGGCCTAATTCGTCAATGGGGTGTTTCTAATTTTGATACTTCCGATATGCAGGAACTTTTCAGTGTGCCCAATGGAGAAAAATGTTATGCCAATGAAGATTTGTATAATTTGGATCATCGTGGTGTTGAATATGATTTACTTCCATGGCAAAAGGAAAATCGGGTTAATTTTATTGGTTATTCACCTTTTAATTCAGGTGAAGGTAACACAATTCGAATTACTCATAATCTTAAAGCAGTTGCTCGTGCTCATGACGCAACGCCGCATCAAATCATGCTTGCGTGGGCGCTTAGAAGTGGAGACATTTTATCAATTCCAAAAGCGGGCAAAGTCACGCATATGAAGGAAAATCTTGCAGCTCAAAGAATAAAGTTAACAGACGATGAGTTAAGACTTATAAATAGCGATTTCATGCAACCAACTGCGAAACAACCGTTGGCTATAATTTAG
- the nagB gene encoding glucosamine-6-phosphate deaminase: MKVIVRENDIQGGAAAFEIFEKGIKNGAKVLGLATGSTPVTLYQNWVKSDLNCDDLTSINLDEYVGLKPDDPQSYHYFMKEHLFNKKPFKHSYVPDGVEAAKDPQKAADDYNKIIKDNPIDIQLLGIGRNGHIAFNEPGSSFDTVTREVKLTENTIKANSRFFNNIDDVPTSAICMGIANIMSAKKIVLMAFGEKKAHAIKEMIEGPITEEVPASILQKHPDVTVIVDEAAAKELDDKYKK, from the coding sequence ATGAAAGTTATTGTTAGAGAAAACGACATTCAAGGTGGAGCAGCAGCTTTTGAAATTTTTGAAAAAGGTATCAAGAATGGTGCTAAGGTCTTAGGCCTTGCAACTGGATCTACCCCAGTGACTCTTTACCAAAATTGGGTTAAGAGCGATCTTAATTGCGATGATTTAACTAGTATCAACCTTGACGAATATGTCGGCTTAAAACCTGATGATCCTCAAAGTTACCACTACTTCATGAAGGAACACCTATTTAACAAGAAGCCATTTAAACATTCTTATGTTCCTGATGGTGTTGAAGCTGCAAAAGATCCCCAAAAAGCAGCTGATGATTATAACAAGATTATTAAAGATAATCCAATTGATATTCAATTGCTTGGAATCGGTCGAAACGGCCACATCGCCTTCAACGAACCTGGTTCTTCATTTGATACAGTAACGCGCGAAGTTAAACTTACTGAAAATACTATCAAGGCAAATTCTCGCTTCTTTAATAACATTGATGATGTTCCAACTAGCGCAATCTGCATGGGTATTGCTAACATCATGTCTGCCAAGAAGATCGTATTGATGGCTTTTGGCGAAAAGAAAGCTCATGCAATTAAAGAAATGATTGAAGGCCCTATTACTGAAGAAGTTCCTGCATCAATTTTGCAAAAGCATCCCGACGTAACAGTGATTGTCGATGAAGCAGCTGCAAAAGAATTAGACGACAAATACAAAAAATAA
- a CDS encoding deoxynucleoside kinase has protein sequence MIQVIVLSGPIGAGKSSLTSNLAEHLGTQAFYEGVDNNPVLPLYYKDMKRYTFLLNTYLLNHRLAQINQAIQEKNSVSDRSIYEDALFFKMNADSKVADPTEFKIYDDLLENMMEDTPGNPSKKPDLLIYIHVSLDTMLERIKKRGRSFEQLSTDPGLKDYYARLLSYYEPWYEHYNASPKMEINGDNLDFVVDEDAKKEVLSEIDNKLREIGNL, from the coding sequence GTGATCCAAGTTATTGTATTAAGTGGGCCAATTGGAGCCGGTAAATCCAGTTTAACCAGTAATCTAGCTGAACATTTAGGAACGCAAGCATTTTATGAAGGCGTTGATAACAATCCTGTCCTTCCTTTGTATTACAAGGATATGAAGCGTTACACCTTTTTGCTTAACACTTATTTGCTTAACCATCGTTTAGCTCAAATTAACCAAGCCATTCAAGAAAAAAACAGCGTATCTGACCGTTCAATTTATGAAGATGCACTCTTCTTCAAGATGAATGCCGACAGCAAAGTAGCTGATCCAACCGAATTCAAGATCTATGATGATTTGCTTGAAAATATGATGGAAGATACTCCAGGTAATCCAAGCAAGAAGCCTGATCTGCTTATCTACATCCACGTTTCGTTAGATACAATGCTTGAACGTATCAAAAAGCGTGGCCGTTCATTTGAACAGTTATCAACTGATCCAGGTTTGAAGGATTATTACGCTAGACTTCTCAGCTATTATGAGCCATGGTATGAGCATTACAATGCTTCTCCTAAGATGGAAATCAATGGCGACAACCTTGACTTTGTAGTTGATGAAGATGCTAAAAAAGAAGTTTTGAGTGAGATTGATAATAAATTGCGTGAAATTGGCAATTTGTAA
- a CDS encoding deoxynucleoside kinase: MTVIVLSGPIGAGKSSLTSILSDYLGTRPFYESVDDNPVLPLFYADPKKYAFLLQVYFLNTRFHSIKAALSEDNNVLDRSIYEDALFFQMNADIGRATSEEVDTYYELLHNMMGELSRMPKKNPDLLVHIDVSYDTMIKRIKKRGRPYEQLSYDSTLEDYYKRLLEYYKPWYEKYDYSPKMTIDGDELDFMASEHDRQIVLDQITAKLKEMGKLPEDWDKTTDIRIEA, from the coding sequence ATGACAGTTATTGTTTTAAGCGGACCAATTGGAGCCGGTAAATCCAGTTTAACCAGTATTTTGTCAGATTATTTAGGTACTAGGCCTTTCTATGAAAGTGTAGATGACAATCCTGTATTGCCATTATTTTACGCTGATCCTAAGAAGTATGCTTTCTTACTTCAAGTTTACTTTTTGAATACGCGCTTCCACAGCATTAAGGCAGCCTTGAGTGAAGATAACAACGTGTTAGATCGATCAATCTATGAAGATGCACTTTTCTTCCAAATGAATGCCGATATTGGTCGTGCAACTAGTGAAGAAGTCGATACCTATTACGAGTTATTACATAATATGATGGGTGAACTTAGCAGAATGCCTAAGAAGAATCCCGACTTGCTTGTTCATATTGATGTTTCATATGATACGATGATCAAGCGAATTAAAAAGCGCGGCCGTCCTTATGAACAATTGAGCTATGATTCAACTTTGGAGGATTACTACAAGCGCCTACTTGAATACTACAAGCCATGGTATGAAAAATACGATTATTCACCTAAGATGACAATTGACGGTGATGAGTTGGACTTCATGGCTAGTGAACATGATCGTCAAATTGTCCTCGATCAAATCACAGCCAAGTTGAAGGAAATGGGTAAACTTCCCGAAGATTGGGATAAAACCACTGACATTCGAATTGAAGCATAG
- a CDS encoding SLAP domain-containing protein, translating to MKKKLALIIALSLASVGTLSSSVKVAQAAETSVRNKMVMHTATAYDKDGKDTGVTYKAFSYAKIVANPIKIDGSYYYKVADKDQYLKATNIDGVTRRITHNTYIYSTSTRRTSYQNQWKLYKGQTITTYGGSYKFKDGKYYFRVSGPSKQYVKSYNLGPVVAYNANVTNNATSKEETTVTVTTPTRVITQIDNGYKGTARFTPVGTQFKVDRLEYNKLSEDSENDDNYYHIKGTDKWINASDVKAAKKLPLHDYFYENFSYITFPKNTEVFNEDGTLQDHDGQLISKQMGHLKVDKLVYIWVPSEKKVELFYHLVGTSFYASTTPTSHWSTINVGHKAYVRASDVKFITASVKLTPSNTPEEAEAAALKK from the coding sequence ATGAAGAAGAAACTAGCATTAATTATTGCGTTAAGTTTAGCATCTGTAGGCACTTTAAGTTCTTCTGTTAAAGTTGCTCAAGCAGCAGAGACTAGTGTGAGGAACAAGATGGTAATGCACACTGCTACTGCTTACGATAAAGACGGTAAGGACACAGGAGTGACCTACAAAGCCTTTAGTTATGCGAAAATTGTTGCCAATCCTATAAAAATTGATGGCAGTTATTACTACAAAGTTGCCGATAAAGATCAATATTTAAAGGCGACCAACATTGATGGTGTGACTAGAAGAATCACGCACAATACCTATATTTATAGTACTTCGACTCGTCGTACCAGCTACCAAAACCAGTGGAAGTTGTATAAGGGTCAAACAATTACGACTTATGGTGGCTCATATAAATTCAAGGATGGTAAATATTACTTTAGAGTAAGTGGACCATCTAAGCAATATGTTAAATCATATAATTTGGGACCTGTCGTTGCTTATAATGCCAATGTAACAAATAACGCAACAAGTAAAGAAGAAACTACTGTAACTGTTACTACCCCTACTCGAGTAATTACACAAATTGATAATGGTTATAAAGGAACTGCCCGCTTTACGCCCGTAGGTACGCAATTTAAGGTTGACCGTTTAGAATATAATAAGCTTTCCGAAGATAGTGAGAATGATGATAATTATTATCATATTAAGGGAACTGATAAATGGATTAACGCTTCTGATGTAAAAGCGGCTAAAAAGTTACCCCTTCATGATTATTTTTATGAAAATTTTTCTTATATTACATTTCCTAAAAACACTGAGGTCTTTAATGAGGATGGGACATTACAAGATCATGATGGTCAACTTATTAGTAAGCAAATGGGTCACCTTAAAGTTGATAAATTAGTTTATATTTGGGTACCGAGTGAGAAAAAAGTAGAATTATTTTATCATTTAGTTGGAACAAGTTTCTATGCAAGTACTACTCCAACTTCGCACTGGAGTACCATTAATGTAGGGCATAAGGCTTATGTAAGGGCAAGTGATGTAAAATTCATAACGGCAAGTGTAAAACTTACTCCATCAAACACTCCAGAAGAAGCTGAAGCTGCAGCTTTGAAAAAGTAG
- a CDS encoding helveticin J family class III bacteriocin, whose amino-acid sequence MRHLNETTDISILSQFDMRTGYPAVVQKGNVGAKYVYGLQLRGATTTILRGYRGSNINTPILELAGEAGGHTQTWEYSGKKDNWFVGIKPSHNDPNYNWAKQIARVNIRNTSRHHSSNLDFPRLAYLSYAGSAPYGGDSMTHAEAAVSSDYTKFLIATVEDKHIGHFTIYDLSKINNALDNAGTGYVSLENFPYENSFTVSNLYGTDQDSVINSIQGFDLDEKGNIYISSQLHPSLKKGIWTSHHKQLIKIPSYAQNDESQWESVNLSGFKGLDIPGYHSEVESIQIIGENHGYLTVAYHAKVDNENTTVLNRIYELSWN is encoded by the coding sequence ATGAGACACTTAAATGAAACGACTGACATCAGTATTTTAAGTCAATTTGATATGAGAACTGGTTATCCAGCTGTGGTACAAAAAGGTAATGTGGGAGCAAAGTATGTTTATGGGCTTCAATTAAGAGGAGCTACAACTACTATTTTACGTGGGTATCGTGGAAGCAATATTAATACTCCTATTCTAGAATTAGCTGGAGAAGCAGGGGGCCATACTCAAACGTGGGAATATTCTGGTAAAAAAGATAATTGGTTTGTGGGTATTAAACCATCACACAATGATCCAAATTATAACTGGGCAAAACAAATTGCACGTGTAAATATCCGTAATACTTCACGTCATCATTCCTCTAACCTTGATTTTCCACGTTTAGCCTATCTTAGTTATGCTGGAAGCGCTCCCTATGGTGGTGATTCAATGACACATGCAGAAGCGGCAGTTTCATCGGATTATACTAAATTCTTAATTGCCACAGTGGAAGATAAGCATATTGGGCATTTTACTATTTATGATTTATCAAAGATCAATAATGCTTTAGATAATGCTGGAACGGGCTATGTAAGTCTTGAAAATTTCCCATATGAAAATAGTTTTACTGTTTCTAACCTTTATGGAACGGATCAAGATAGTGTTATTAATTCCATCCAAGGATTTGATCTTGATGAAAAAGGTAATATTTATATTTCTAGCCAACTTCATCCCTCTTTAAAAAAAGGAATTTGGACTTCTCATCATAAGCAGCTTATTAAAATTCCAAGCTATGCTCAAAATGATGAATCTCAATGGGAATCAGTAAATTTGAGTGGATTTAAAGGGTTAGATATTCCTGGATATCATAGTGAAGTAGAAAGTATTCAAATTATTGGGGAGAATCATGGCTATTTAACTGTTGCATATCATGCAAAAGTTGATAATGAAAATACAACAGTTTTAAATCGGATCTATGAATTATCTTGGAACTAA
- a CDS encoding helix-turn-helix domain-containing protein, with product MIEFERTKELAKKNKLSLLEVNDRAGLGTKSIYNWKTRKPGTMALAAVAEVLHTSIDYLSGVTDDPDPHVQNSVSLDQEVPYSYHGYHVPKKYLDMVRGLMEADIKEREAKKNDGGQH from the coding sequence ATGATTGAATTTGAGCGCACTAAAGAATTAGCAAAAAAAAATAAATTATCGTTATTAGAGGTTAATGATCGAGCCGGTTTAGGTACGAAAAGTATTTATAATTGGAAAACTCGAAAACCTGGCACCATGGCATTAGCAGCAGTAGCTGAGGTGTTACATACCTCAATAGATTATTTAAGTGGAGTAACCGATGACCCTGATCCTCACGTTCAAAACTCCGTATCGTTAGATCAAGAAGTGCCTTATTCATATCATGGCTATCATGTACCAAAAAAGTACTTGGACATGGTCCGGGGATTGATGGAAGCGGATATTAAAGAAAGAGAAGCAAAGAAAAATGATGGTGGACAACACTGA
- a CDS encoding ImmA/IrrE family metallo-endopeptidase: MMVDNTDRENQLIEYLLNYAYEHNIGYILFQADPHYPSITMKSKREIGINLNWHNHSPEVPFTIAHEIGHVMIDSPDMKQFDCIGYGTQIEEESPADVFALHLVYKYSCLQEDGFYDPLSFLKAYGIPLRMIHVAYDMFAEENNCTTYEYWHDLKNSYY, from the coding sequence ATGATGGTGGACAACACTGATCGCGAAAACCAACTAATCGAGTATTTACTTAATTATGCTTACGAGCATAATATTGGATATATTTTATTTCAGGCAGATCCTCATTATCCTTCAATTACGATGAAAAGTAAGCGTGAAATCGGAATCAATCTAAATTGGCATAATCATTCTCCGGAAGTTCCTTTCACAATAGCCCATGAAATTGGACACGTTATGATTGATAGCCCAGATATGAAACAATTCGATTGCATTGGTTACGGCACTCAAATTGAAGAAGAATCTCCGGCCGATGTTTTTGCACTTCATTTAGTTTACAAATATTCCTGTCTTCAGGAAGATGGTTTTTATGATCCGCTATCATTTCTCAAAGCTTATGGAATTCCTCTAAGAATGATCCATGTGGCCTACGATATGTTCGCTGAAGAAAACAACTGCACGACTTACGAATATTGGCACGACTTAAAAAACTCATATTATTAA